The proteins below come from a single Panicum hallii strain FIL2 chromosome 7, PHallii_v3.1, whole genome shotgun sequence genomic window:
- the LOC112900475 gene encoding uncharacterized protein LOC112900475, with protein MVGPFKKAPSGFTCLLIMVDKLTKWIEAKPIVKPSSQEVVKFFLDIIYRFGVPNSIIMENGTNFTGKKFLDFSDEYRIKIDWVSVGHPRTNGVEAMLPFNLDHGALRVKAFDPNQAAEAQQDAVDLLDEAREMVLVHLARY; from the exons ATGGTCGGGCCTTTTAAGAAGGCTCCTAGTGGCTTCACTTGCCTGCTCATCATGGTGGACAAGTTAACCAAATGGATTGAGGCAAAACCGATCGTCAAGCCCAGCTCCCAAGAAGTTGTCAAGTTTTTTCTTGACATCATCTACCGGTTTGGTGTGCCCAACAGCATAATCATGGAGAATGGGACCAACTTCACGGGCAAGAAGTTCTTGGATTTTTCTGATGAGTACAGGATCAAGATCGACTGGGTGTCAGTTGGACACCCTCGCACTAATGG GGTGGAAGCCATGCTACCCTTCAACTTAGACCATGGTGCCCTAAGGGTCAAGGCCTTTGATCCCAACCAAGCCGCGGAGGCTCAACAGGATGCGGTCGACTTGTTGGATGAGGCCCGGGAGATGGTCCTGGTCCACTTGGCAAGATACTAG